The Acidobacteriaceae bacterium genome includes the window GATTCACCACGATCGTGGATATGCCGCTGAACTGCCTGCCGGAGACGACGGACGTTGAAGCGCTGGAGTTGAAGCGTGAAGCAGCGCGGGGCAAGGCCATGGTGGATTATGCGCTGTGGGGCGGAGCGGTGGATGGAAATCAATATGAGCTGGAGCCGCTGGCCATCGCAGGTGTGGCCGGGTTCAAGTGCTTCCTGATCTATCCGGGAACGGACGGGTTCACGGAGATCGATCGGGCAAACCTGGAGCTCGCGGTGCCACACATTGCGCGCACTGGGCTCCCGCTGCTGGTG containing:
- a CDS encoding amidohydrolase family protein; the protein is MVLIEGEHIVAVRDASEVSAETSLEDVGELALLPGLVDVHTHLNEPGRMEWEGFETGTRAAAAGGFTTIVDMPLNCLPETTDVEALELKREAARGKAMVDYALWGGAVDGNQYELEPLAIAGVAGFKCFLIYPGTDGFTEIDRANLELAVPHIARTGLPLLV